Proteins from one Sarcophilus harrisii chromosome 2, mSarHar1.11, whole genome shotgun sequence genomic window:
- the EIF2S2 gene encoding eukaryotic translation initiation factor 2 subunit 2, whose product MSGDEMIFDPTMSKKKKKKKKPFMLDEEGDTQTEEAQPSETKETEPEPAEDRDVEADEEDGRKKDASDDLDDLNFFNQKKKKKKTKKIFDIDEAEEGVKDLKIESDVQEPAEPEDDLDIMLGNKKKKKKNVKFPDEDEILEKDEALEDEDNKKDDGISFSNQTGPAWAGSERDYTYDELLNRVFNIMREKNPDMVAGEKRKFVMKPPQVVRVGTKKTSFVNFTDICKLLHRQPKHLLAFLLAELGTSGSIDGNNQLVIKGRFQQKQIENVLRRYIKEYVTCHTCRSPDTILQKDTRLYFLQCETCHSRCSVASIKTGFQAVTGKRAQLRAKAN is encoded by the exons ATGTCCGGGGACGAG ATGATTTTCGACCCTACTATgagcaagaagaagaagaagaagaagaagccttTTATGCTGGATGAAGAAGGAGATACACAGACAGAAGAAGCACAACcctcagaaacaaaagaaactgaACCAGAACCAGCAGAGGACAGAGATGTAGAAGCTGATGAGGAGGATGgtagaaagaaag ATGCTTCTGATGACCTGGATGACTTAAACTTtttcaatcaaaagaaaaagaagaaaaaaacaaaaaagatatttgatATTGATGAAGCTGAAGAAGGTGTAAAG gatctaAAGATTGAAAGTGATGTACAAGAACcagcagaaccagaagatgaCCTTGATATCATGCTTggcaataaaaagaagaaaaagaagaatgtaaaGTTCCCAGATGAGGATGAAATCCTAGAGAAAGATGAAG CTTTAGAAGATGAAGACAACAAAAAGGATGATGGAATTTCCTTCAGCAATCAGACTGGCCCCGCATGGGCAGGCTCAGAAAGAGATTATACTTATGATGag TTGCTGAATCGAGTATTCAATATAATGCGGGAAAAGAATCCAGATATGGTTgctggagaaaaaaggaaatttgtcaTGAAACCTCCACAAGTTGTTAGAGTAGGAACCAAGAAAACTTCTTTTGTCAACTTCACAGATATCTGTAAACT ATTACATCGTCAACCCAAACATCTCCTGGCATTTTTATTGGCTGAATTGGGTACAAG tggTTCCATAGATGGTAATAACCAACTTGTAATCAAAGGAAGATTTCAACAGAAACAGATAGAAAACGTTTTGAGAAGATATATCA AGGAGTATGTCACCTGCCATACATGTCGGTCACCAGACACAATCCTGCAGAAGGACACACGACTCTATTTCTTACAGTGTGAGACCTGCCATTCTCGCTGCTCCGTTGCCAGCATCAAAACTGGGTTCCAGGCCGTCACAGGCAAGCGAGCACAGCTCCGTGCCAAAGCTAACTAA